Part of the Cryptococcus neoformans var. grubii H99 chromosome 2, complete sequence genome is shown below.
TTCTTGTACGTACATATCGGTTCGTGCTTGTTGCCGTTGGCAGATGATTCCAAGTTGTCAGCTCATCAGTGTAATCTTATGATTTGTTGGTTTGCTAAATCATGAAACATCCTATACCGTTGTCGTTCCCCGCACATCCCTTTAGATGTGAAATCTTTCAAATTATTCACATGATGAAGCACAGATCGTCTACATCGCTTATCATACTAAGCGGTTAGGACAATTGCTGAATCTTAGGTAATGATAAGTACATGCGGAAACATGGCAGTTGCATATAAAGTGAGCTGATTAGATCTCTTCCGTCCTAAAGGCTAGAACTGAGCGCGATAAGCGTTGAAGGGAGGCTCTTCCAAGCCGCGACCGTTGATCTTGACAGGCTCAGAGGGGACGACAACAGCAGCGAATCCTGAGATATAGACCATCAGTATTTTGCACCGTTACCCTTTATTTATCACCTAAACAGGTTCACAAGAAGACTCACTAGCCCACTCGGTGGTGTTGTTGTTCCAACCATGAATGTTGGCGATCTGCACAACAGCATCGCCTGCTCGAACAGTCTTCGAAGAACCATCGTGAAGGGTCATTTCAAGTTCACCAtgaatgaggatgagataATCTAGTTGGGATGATTGAGCTTGCAATAGCTTATAATAGTTAGATCCCATTCACCAATAGTTTGAGTGAAGTGAAGGTCGCCTCTGAAGCCTGGGGGCAAATCTGTACACATGTTAGCTCATGTATGAACTGTCACAGAGGACATAGCGTTGATTTACCGAGCCATCGCAAGGAAGTAGCGTCGTCATTGGAGATTCTCGCGGGCTTGATACCAGCCCATTCGATAGCTTTGTCCGGCTTGCCTACGAGCTCTGGTTGGAGGAAACCAACAGCTGCTTGGAAAGGGGAATCGGCTGGATAATGGATCTCTTTGTCAATAATGTGAGGTTCGCCGTTGACACCATGAGCTGCAATGATTGttcgaggaggaggaagagtggtCATGCTTGTTGAAGTCTTAATTGGGGATTTCTATAGAGGCTGTAGAGGTTGTGGTGGGCGTGAGTATATAGACGATGTGACGTGTTCGTCGCTTGAGTATTTATAGGTCGTGCTGTCGATGATGATTCGGTCACTCGGCCACTGGTACGTAACACTCCTTGTTCTCCGGACGACCTCCACCGCTGCGTTTAATCTATCTCTTAAtaaatggaagagggacaatctgatgatgacaaaGCTCCCTGTTGTGATTAGATCAGCGTATCAGGTATAATGGAGGTACTGTGCAAGGTGGTTAAGGAGCTATTTTGAAGAGCTAATGAAATatgctgaagaagaaatggcGAGGCCGAGCTCCTTTCGCCGAGGTCAGTCATGGATCAtgggcttcttcttgtagTAAGCAAGTGGAGGTCCGCAGATGGTGGAGGTTCTCAGGAACGCAAGCATGCTTTTGTCCAGTTTGCTCCCTCTCGCACATCAATAGtaagaggagatgaactTTTAGCCAACGAACAGTCCCGTCGCCCTCGTTGATATGGACCCATTATTTGTATTTCAGCGCCTTAATCTGGTGTGAGATGCCACACGATTATATCTATGCCCTGGCAATGGCGTATAGAaattaaaaaaaaacccCCACAAGGCAGTTCAGACGATACTTTTACTGAGTATATCTGGAAGTTTGATCTGGGTGGATGGGAAAAGTAGATTCTAGTACGATTCTGGCAAAGATAAATTCCGATGCAGATAGTACAAGTAGATTTACTGTTATTGACAAGCCAATAAGAGGTATCTTGATGTTGGTAATGATGATAATGAGCGTTATATTAGAGAAACAATATGAAAAGCCAAGAGGAGTGGTCCATGCACAGTCGACCCCGATGCAATAGATGATGCTTTCAACTTTTTTCACCAAATGTCTCAGATGAAAAATTCTATGCCTTCTTCGCAAGCTCGTAATTCTCAAATCCCTGAGACTTTTGGATGACATCCTCTGGGGCATCTGGAATGGCGTGGCCCATGTCATTCCTTCGAGCACTGTGATAAAGCTGAGGTTAATGGATAGCACGACGAAAAATCAGGAACAGGGCGTACCGGAAGAAGGTGTAGTTCAACACCACATCGTCCAAGTTGTCTAATTGAGGCTCATCGACGATATCACggtcgatgaagaaaaatACTGGCAaatccacttcttctcccgcTCGGATCTTTTGCTCTTCGAAGCAGAAACATTCGACCTTGGCGAAGTAAGGAGCGATCTGGTATCAAGTCAGCTACGCGACCCAATCACCTATCCCGACGGCCAATTCACCTTGTCAGGTGTGATGTTGTAGGTGGCAATACCAATCAAATCCTTGTCACCATAGTTCTTCGCTGTGTAGAACGCTAATGCCGTTTCACCAGGTAACACTCTCACACTCTTGGTCACAGGCTCAAATTTCCATGGTAAAGATTCTGCGCTAGATGATTGGAAGTGTACTGTTATACGCTTACGACCTTCAGTTTCGGGTGTGACATAGAGACGGTCAGGGGTGAATCGTGAGGTGTCGGTCATGGGAGTGCCAGCGAAACCAGTGGCGGAGCAGAAAGCTCGGTAGAGAGGGACGGCGGCGTAGGTGATACCGAGGGCAAGGAACAGCTAATCAGTACGCTGAGTCAGTTTACACATCGCTGTGTACAAATATTAGGGATAAATTCTTTACTAACACTACCAGCAGAGTATAACAGGATACTTCTGTTTTTGTTTGCCCTCTCCTGGTACATCCTTTGCCGAGCAGCCTCAACCGCACGAcgagcttcttcagcagTTACTCGCGGCTTAGCACCGCCTGCAACTGCTGAGGCAGCAAATttggggggagggggagtAGAATATTGTCTGAGGGATTGTAAAAAATTGGACCGGGGGCGGATGAAGCGAGGGGTGCATGTTGGGCAAGACTGATAGAGAGAGTCAGCTATATCATGATCTAGGAGGCGATTGCTTGACTTACGAATGCACCGACCGCCACACGAGTAGAGAATCCTGCTAATGAAGCCATGTGGACGTGTTATGCCTGTTACGGAATTTCCACAGAGGCCGTCGGTTGAAAATGGTACGTATCGATAGTTTGAATAAATGGAAATATTCTTGGACGAGGAGAGATGGACAACTTTTGGATAATCATGAATGAGCCGACGCGGACAATTCCGAACCTGTTGCACGCACGGCGACGCGATAATCCATTCTTCGGAATTGCCCCATGCAGCCGACTGGCACCTTAATTAACATTCATATCCGAAGATGATGCTCTGATGGATTGGTTACTACAAAGCGTTCACTTTTTAATGGCTGTATAGCGCAATACAGTAGTGGTCACAGCCTTCCTGTATACCTAAACAGGTGTTGTAATG
Proteins encoded:
- a CDS encoding cytochrome c oxidase assembly protein subunit 11 encodes the protein MASLAGFSTRVAVGAFSCPTCTPRFIRPRSNFLQSLRQYSTPPPPKFAASAVAGGAKPRVTAEEARRAVEAARQRMYQERANKNRSILLYSAGSLFLALGITYAAVPLYRAFCSATGFAGTPMTDTSRFTPDRLYVTPETEGRKRITVHFQSSSAESLPWKFEPVTKSVRVLPGETALAFYTAKNYGDKDLIGIATYNITPDKIAPYFAKVECFCFEEQKIRAGEEVDLPVFFFIDRDIVDEPQLDNLDDVVLNYTFFRARRNDMGHAIPDAPEDVIQKSQGFENYELAKKA